A stretch of DNA from Synechococcus sp. PROS-9-1:
AACACCTCAGCCAGTGCATCCACATCGCTAGTGAGGCGAGTCAGGAGCTTGCCCACGGGCATGCGGTCATGAAACCGCAGAGACAAATTGATCGCGTGGGCAAACAAATCCTTGCGGATTCGAGCGGTGAGCCGCTGGCCGACGGCTTGAATATTGAACGACTGGACCCCCTGAAGAGCCAAGCGCACCAGAACCGATCCCAACAACATCAGGATGATCAGTCGGATCGCAACCGTGCTGTCGAGACCCTGAAAGAGAGGAATCACCGATTCGTTGGCGGCCCCGCCGACACGCCGCAGAACAGCAATCGCCTGCCCGACCAGCAGCGGTTGAATCGCGCCGGCAAGAGCAACAGGAATGAGCAGCACCAACGTGAGCGTGAGTCGTCGTCGATCTCGACCCAAGTAACGGCCAAGCCGCTTGACCCGCTGAAAATCCGAACCAGCCATCAGCTGGCCACCTTGGACGCTGGTGTTGTGGACCGCATCGCTTCAACGATCTGGCGCAGATCGCCTTGATCAAGGCGCAGTGACAGCGGGTGACCCACCAGACGAGCCGTGGTGTGGAACAGATCTTCGATCGCAACTAAACCGTTATCGCGGAGCGTCCTGCCCGTAGCCACCAAATCAACAATCGCCTCAGCGATCCCGGTGATCGGACCAAGCTCCACCGAACCAGTGAGGTGGACAAGTTCCACAGGCAAATCGATGGCATCGAAGTGGTCGCGCGCACACCGGGTGAACTTGCTTGCCACTCGGCAATGGGGAGGAAGATCCGTCGCCCGTT
This window harbors:
- the hisG gene encoding ATP phosphoribosyltransferase, with translation MITVALAKGALLKDSVARFAAAGLDFSAVLDPDNRQLMVPSACGRARALLVRNGDVPVYVAYGQAQLGVVGYDVLREHRMPVAQLVDLGFGGCRMAVAVKASSGYQRATDLPPHCRVASKFTRCARDHFDAIDLPVELVHLTGSVELGPITGIAEAIVDLVATGRTLRDNGLVAIEDLFHTTARLVGHPLSLRLDQGDLRQIVEAMRSTTPASKVAS